One window from the genome of Musa acuminata AAA Group cultivar baxijiao chromosome BXJ1-4, Cavendish_Baxijiao_AAA, whole genome shotgun sequence encodes:
- the LOC135656006 gene encoding transcription factor LHW-like, with amino-acid sequence MESVTGHFQCIDTHEEVEFHDQHGAFGFTSSSGDAYSCYQNTNTIHEAYREQLNNTNTLGGRAMAPHIFSLESYHGSSSHKSKMSPFAVETPVTCSTGDSRDFCNSFQNTFFTSRNSSFDLTEQQNAVSVQAQVQVTPNTKFLSISHHPENSGVTYLKTVNCSSNIFNMPMMEHGLPSDSPSSSKFALHDSIPKARSSNVVKACIYGAEKLPLPLGALYGSKPSGLFSSFASEHLNDFVTDPSDLTPENPLLCHPKDALVASHCHQQSEHVIDDVTTQMNENLLGARSIPAGPTGYSLINGSSGKQVESSISAAVNSLVLENDNEKSSLSPVQPLSDNDLFDGMQLDMRPKDFVHELWDDNTGHNSCSNMSADSDCISVTEMGLRPRGDKGLFSESSLQQLLDAIVGDHLNKASSHGSAAKYVHAISGPNLENQFSTSLVGPSVYSNLVPSIGVPTINGTSGVLLPYCNSEIGHGSPKQELSNTTICSWIDDSCSMNTENSVLNQPKKPEEAAKVVKKRARPGESTRPRPKDRQQIQDRLKELREIVPNGAKCSIDALLDKTIKHMLFLQSVTKYADKLKQADEPKIIGEESGVVLKDNSGGVGGGGATWAYEVAGQTMVCPIIVEDLTPPGQMLVEMVCEDRGLFLEIADIIRGFGLIILKGIMEIRERKIWARFLVEANREVTRMDIFLSLIQLLQQNSCLRSGDLANKVMDKGAPVFPGYHQSPIVSSS; translated from the exons ATGGAGAGCGTGACAGGACATTTCCAATGCATAGATACTCATGAAGAAGTGGAGTTTCATGATCAGCATGGAGCATTTGGTTTTACAAGTTCTTCAGGAGATGCTTATTCCTGTTACCAGAACACCAATACAATCCATGAAGCCTATAGAGAGCAGCTAAATAACACCAACACTTTAGGTGGACGAGCTATGGCTCCCCATATATTCTCTTTGGAGTCTTATCATGGTTCCAGTTCTCATAAAAGCAAAATGAGTCCTTTTGCAGTAGAAACCCCAGTAACTTGTTCTACTGGTGATTCTAGAGACTTCTGCAACTCATTCCAGAATACATTCTTCACGAGTAGAAATTCCTCATTTGACTTGACAGAGCAACAAAATGCAGTCTCTGTTCAAGCTCAAGTTCAAGTAACACCCAATACCAAATTTCTATCTATTTCTCATCATCCAGAAAATTCAGGTGTGACGTACTTGAAGACAGTTAATTGCTCTAGCAACATTTTTAATATGCCAATGATGGAGCACGGGCTGCCATCTG ATTCTCCATCGTCTAGCAAATTTGCATTACATGATTCCATTCCCAAAGCAAGATCTTCAAATGTTGTCAAAGCTTGCATTTATGGCGCAGAGAAGTTACCTTTGCCTTTGGGTGCTCTATACGGTAGCAAGCCTTCTGGCCTTTTCTCCTCTTTTGCTTCAGAGCATCTAAATGATTTTGTCACTGATCCTTCAGACTTGACACCTGAAAATCCTTTATTATGTCATCCTAAAGATGCTTTAGTGGCTAGCCATTGTCATCAACAATCAGAGCATGTTATTGATGATGTAACAACACAAATGAATGAGAACCTGCTGGGTGCCAGGTCTATACCTGCTGGACCTACTGGCTACAGCTTGATTAATGGATCATCTGGGAAGCAAGTTGAGAGTTCCATTTCAGCTGCAGTTAATTCACTGGTCCTAGAAAATGATAACGAGAAGTCTTCATTATCACCTGTGCAACCACTTTCTGATAATGACCTATTTGATGGCATGCAGTTAGATATGAGGCCAAAAGACTTTGTGCATGAGTTGTGGGATGATAATACTGGCCATAACAGTTGTTCGAATATGAGTGCTGATTCAGATTGCATCTCAGTGACAGAGATGGGCTTACGTCCTCGTGGTGATAAAGGGCTGTTCTCAGAATCTAGTCTTCAACAATTACTGGATGCTATTGTCGGTGACCACCTAAATAAAGCATCTTCTCATGGTTCTGCTGCCAAATATGTTCATGCCATATCTGGTCCTAATTTGGAGAATCAATTTTCTACTAGTTTGGTTGGACCTTCAGTGTACAGCAATCTGGTTCCATCAATAGGTGTTCCTACCATAAACGGTACATCTGGTGTTCTGTTGCCTTACTGTAACTCTGAAATTGGTCATGGATCTCCAAAACAAGAACTCTCAAACACCACCATCTGTTCATGGATTGATGATAGCTGCAGTATGAATACTGAGAATTCTGTTCTGAATCAGCCCAAGAAGCCTGAAGAAGCTGCAAAAGTTGTTAAGAAAAGGGCAAGACCTGGTGAAAGTACACGGCCAAGACCAAAAGATCGTCAACAGATACAAGATCGTCTCAAAGAATTGAGGGAGATTGTGCCCAATGGTGCAAAG TGTAGCATTGATGCTCTATTGGACAAAACGATCAAACATATGCTCTTTTTGCAAAGTGTGACAAAGTATGCAGACAAACTCAAACAAGCTGATGAGCCCAAG ATTATTGGTGAGGAGAGTGGTGTTGTTTTAAAAGACAATTCTGGTGGTGTTGGCGGTGGTGGTGCAACCTGGGCATATGAAGTGGCAGGGCAAACAATGGTCTGTCCAATAATAGTTGAGGATCTCACACCCCCTGGCCAGATGCTAGTTGAG ATGGTTTGTGAAGACCGAGGACTCTTTCTTGAGATAGCAGATATCATACGTGGATTCGGCTTGATAATCTTGAAGGGAATAATGGAGATTCGTGAGCGTAAAATTTGGGCAAGATTCCTGGTTGAG GCAAACAGGGAGGTGACGAGGATGGATATATTTTTGTCACTCATCCAACTTTTACAACAAAACAGCTGCTTGAGATCCGGTGATCTAGCGAATAAGGTCATGGATAAAGGAGCTCCAGTGTTCCCTGGTTATCATCAATCTCCTATTGTTAGTTCCAGTTAG
- the LOC135656032 gene encoding plant UBX domain-containing protein 10-like, whose amino-acid sequence MADGSDEKLAYFQAITGLDDPDLCTEILSAHNWDLELAISSFTSHAAPSSSSSIPPSSAAASSSIPLSVAAASSSAPPAVAAPPPGLAWKIVTLPFYVVSGGVHLVTGAVGLGFWIAGGVLSRTLSLLGISAAPRDQEADRLIPLSASAAEAADFVAAFERDYGGAASGTGPRFVAEGFMDALHRSQREYKLMFVYLHSPEHPDVPAFCEGCLCSPAVAAFVNENFVAWGGSIRREEGFKMSNSLKASRFPFCALVMPSTNQRIVLLQQIEGSKSPEEMLIILQRVVEECAPSLVVARLDAEERRNNQRLREEQDAAYRAALEADQARERQRREEEERLKREAEEAERKCKEEQEALERAAREAAEKEAALARRQQEKAISLGPEPDKGPDVTQVLVRFPTGERKERRFNSSATVSSLYDYVDSLGCLKAENCTLVSNFPRVSYGSEKHSLTLKEAGLHPQASLFVEIDS is encoded by the exons ATGGCGGATGGATCCGACGAGAAATTGGCCTACTTCCAGGCCATCACTGGCCTCGACGACCCCGACCTCTGCACCGAGATCCTCTCCGCCCACAACTGGGACCTCGAGCTAGCCATCTCCTCTTTCACCTCCCATGCTgccccgtcctcctcctcctccattcccCCCTCTTCCGCTGCGGCCTCCTCCTCCATTCCCCTCTCTGTCGCTGCGGCCTCCTCCTCCGCCCCGCCGGCAGTCGCCGCCCCTCCTCCTGGTCTTGCCTGGAAAATCGTCACCCTCCCTTTCTACGTCGTGTCCGGCGGAGTCCACCTTGTCACCGGCGCCGTTGGCCTTGGTTTCTGGATCGCCGGCGGGGTCCTATCCCGGACCCTCAGTCTTCTTGGCATTTCCGCCGCGCCGAGGGATCAGGAGGCCGACCGCCTGATCCCCCTCTCCGCCTCCGCAGCTGAGGCTGCGGACTTCGTCGCGGCCTTTGAGAGGGACTACGGAGGCGCCGCCTCCGGCACAGGGCCCCGTTTCGTCGCAGAGGGGTTCATGGACGCCCTCCATCGATCCCAGCGGGAGTATAAGCTGATGTTCGTGTACCTGCACTCGCCGGAACACCCGGACGTGCCGGCCTTCTGCGAGGGATGCCTGTGTTCACCCGCAGTGGCGGCATTTGTGAACGAGAACTTTGTGGCCTGGGGCGGGAGCATAAGGAGGGAGGAAGGATTCAAGATGAGCAATAGCCTTAAGGCATCACGGTTCCCCTTCTGTGCCCTGGTCATGCCTTCCACTAACCAGAGGATTGTTCTACTTCAGCAG ATCGAGGGATCCAAGTCTCCAGAAGAAATGCTTATCATCCTTCAACGTGTAGTAGAGGAGTGTGCTCCATCATTGGTTGTAGCAAGACTTGATGCAGAAGAACGGCGAAACAATCAGCGATTGCGAGAAGAACAAGACGCCGCATATAGAGCAGCACTTGAAGCTGATCAA GCCAGAGAGCGTcagaggagagaagaagaagagaggttaAAGAGAGAAGCTGAAGAAGCTGAAAGGAAGTGTAAAGAAGAACAAGAGGCCTTGGAAAGAGCAGCACGTGAAGCTGCTGAGAAAGAAGCTGCTCTTGCTAGAAGACAGCAAGAGAAAGCAATATCGCTGGGTCCTGAGCCTGACAAAGGGCCTGATGTTACGCAA GTCCTCGTTCGATTCCCAACCGGAGAGCGCAAGGAAAGGAGGTTCAATAGCTCAGCAACAGTTAGCTCTTTATATGACTATGTCGATTCGCTGGGGTGCTTGAAAGCTGAAAACTGCACACTGGTTTCGAACTTTCCCCGTGTTTCCTATGGGTCAGAAAAGCATTCGTTGACGCTGAAGGAAGCAGGTCTGCATCCACAGGCAAGCCTCTTCGTTGAGATCGACTCATGA
- the LOC103975965 gene encoding probable serine/threonine-protein kinase WNK4, whose amino-acid sequence MGPASINGFPLELGVRGVGGGTLDAECVEVNPNGRYIRYKEILGRGAFKTVYKAFDEIDGIEVAWNQVCLDEVLQSPDNLERLYSEVYLLKSLMHENIIKFYDSWVDHQNKTINIITELFTSGSLRQYRKKHKHVDMKAIKSWARQILRGLEYLHNHKPPILHRDLKCDNIFVNGNHGEVKIGDLGLAIVMQQPRARSVIGTPEFMAPELYEEEYDELVDIYSFGMCMLEMITLEYPYSECKNPAQIYKKVTSGIKPAALAKVKDPQARQFIEKCLVSAAKRLPAKELLKDPFLQINSTKEPPTDPIHVPNNIQNMDNPISRPLSMEIDSDYKSIPTSTCTENFNLTALTPALEFQRTNRNNEFKLKGEKIDDNSVSLILRIADTYGRVKNIHFLFYLDSDTALAVAAEMVEQLDLSDYDVVFIADFIDFLIMKFVPGWIPSTNHSSSENISPCKRYDAYDNNELHSECPSNTLKSSADSGRSYDHAELSQLNLGISGQLAEVDDGISYKKMYEAMATAGCNLLWSGVDGADKGSHMSANSVVSGITKSLSEYTTDVDSKGDRGVGEIAEELPLSGNVNNLEPSIYHVGEHHSSSYLLKASSSLSLTDKDQCELRAELDLIEAQYQRCFYELSRMREEAMENARKRWFARKSGG is encoded by the exons ATGGGACCGGCATCCATCAATGGATTCCCGTTAGAACTTGGGGTCCGAGGCGTTGGTGGCGGCACGTTGGATGCCGAGTGCGTGGAGGTTAATCCCAACGGACGCTATATTCGT TATAAAGAGATTTTGGGGAGAGGAGCGTTCAAGACTGT GTATAAAGCATTTGATGAGATTGATGGGATAGAAGTTGCATGGAACCAGGTGTGCCTCGATGAAGTGTTGCAATCTCCAGACAACCTGGAACGGTTGTATTCTGAAGTTTATCTGCTCAAGTCCTTAATgcatgagaatatcatcaaattttatgattcatgGGTTGATCATCAAAATAAGACCATAAACATCATTACCGAGCTTTTCACTTCCGGAAGTCTAAGGCA ATATCGTAAGAAGCATAAGCATGTTGACATGAAGGCAATCAAAAGCTGGGCAAGGCAAATTCTTCGAGGTTTGGAGTATCTTCACAATCACAAGCCTCCTATTCTTCATCGAGATCTGAAATGTGATAACATCTTCGTGAATGGCAATCATGGAGAAGTTAAAATCGGCGATCTTGGGTTGGCAATTGTCATGCAACAACCTAGAGCTCGAAGTGTTATTG GTACCCCTGAGTTTATGGCCCCAGAGCTTTATGAGGAGGAGTATGATGAATTAGTTGACATTTATTCTTTTGGAATGTGCATGTTGGAGATGATTACACTTGAATACCCATACAGTGAATGCAAAAATCCAGCTCAGATTTATAAGAAAGTCACCTCT GGAATAAAACCTGCTGCACTTGCTAAAGTAAAAGATCCTCAAGCACGGCAGTTTATTGAGAAGTGCTTGGTTTCTGCTGCTAAGAGATTGCCTGCCAAGGAGCTCTTGAAAGATCCATTTCTTcaaataaatagcacaaaggaacctCCTACAGATCCTATTCATGTGCCCAACAATATACAGAATATGGATAATCCAATTTCAAGGCCTCTATCTATGGAAATTGATTCTGATTACAAGTCAATTCCAACTAGTACTTGCACTGAGAACTTTAATCTAACAGCACTTACCCCGGCGCTGGAATTCCAAAGAACAAATCGAAATAACGAATTTAAATTGAAAGGAGAGAAAATTGATGACAATTCTGTCTCATTAATCTTGCGTATTGCAGACACATACG GTAGGGTGAAGAACATACATTTCCTCTTTTACTTGGATTCGGACACAGCACTTGCAGTGGCTGCAGAAATGGTGGAGCAGCTAGATCTGTCTGATTATGATGTTGTCTTCATAGctgattttattgattttttgatcaTGAAATTCGTACCTGGTTGGATACCTTCTACCAATCATTCTTCTAGTGAGAACATCAGCCCATGCAAGCGGTATGATGCTTATGACAATAATGAACTTCACTCTGAGTGTCCTTCAAATACACTAAAGTCGAGTGCTGACTCTGGGAGAAGCTATGACCATGCTGAGTTATCTCAGTTAAACTTGGGAATCTCAGGACAACTTGCAGAAGTTGATGATGGAATATCATACAAGAAGATGTATGAGGCAATGGCAACTGCTGGTTGTAATTTATTATGGAGTGGGGTTGATGGAGCAGATAAAGGTTCTCATATGTCAGCTAATTCAGTTGTTTCTGGAATTACAAAAAGCTTAAGTGAATATACTACTGATGTTGATTCTAAAGGAGATAGAGGTGTTGGGGAAATTGCTGAGGAACTTCCTTTGAGTGGCAATGTGAATAATTTGGAACCTTCTATATATCATGTAGGTGAACATCATAGTAGTTCGTATCTATTGAAGGCCTCTTCTTCACTGTCCCTGACGGATAAAGATCAATGTGAATTGAGGGCGGAGCTTGATTTGATTGAAGCTCAATACCAACGTTGTTTTTATGAGCTATCAAGGATGCGAGAGGAGGCAATGGAGAATGCTAGGAAGAGATGGTTTGCAAGGAAGAGTGGTGGTTAA
- the LOC103975957 gene encoding calcium-binding protein KIC-like — protein sequence MEEEKHAAATESEEYEDLLPVMAERLEAEQFVSELCGGFRLLAEPGRGVITPESLRRNAAALGMAGMTAEDASAMVREGDMDGDGALDEKEFCVLMVRLSPEMMADAEAWLEKAIEREVLRPTA from the coding sequence ATGGAGGAAGAGAAGCACGCAGCTGCGACGGAGTCGGAGGAGTACGAGGACTTGCTGCCGGTGATGGCCGAGAGGCTGGAAGCGGAGCAGTTCGTGTCGGAGCTGTGCGGGGGCTTCCGGTTGCTGGCGGAGCCCGGGAGGGGGGTCATAACGCCGGAGAGCCTGAGGAGGAACGCGGCGGCGCTGGGGATGGCGGGGATGACGGCGGAGGATGCGTCGGCGATGGTGAGGGAAGGGGACATGGACGGGGACGGGGCGCTCGACGAGAAGGAGTTCTGCGTGCTGATGGTGAGGCTGAGCCCGGAGATGATGGCGGACGCCGAGGCGTGGCTGGAGAAGGCGATCGAGAGGGAGGTGTTGAGACCCACGGCGTGA
- the LOC135585942 gene encoding serine/arginine-rich splicing factor RS31-like isoform X2: MRPVFVGNLESDTRHSDLDRLFSKYGRVDRIDMKSGYAFVYFEDERDAEDAIHRLDGIPFGYSRRRLSVEWSKGGRGPRDRDGSRPAANTRPTRTLFVINFDPIHTRVRDIERHFESYGKILNVRIRRNFAFVQFETQEEATKALECTNLSKILDRMVTVEYAFRDDDDGDHGDVRDSRGGYGKQDDRAYGRSDSPGYRRDRPSPDYGRARSPVYDRYNGPSHDRSPEYGRYRSRSPPGRRSRT, from the exons ATGAGGCCTGTTTTCGTTGGAAATCTGGAGAGCGATACTCGCCATTCCGATCTCGATCGGCTTTTCTCCAAGTATGGAAGGGTAGATCGCATCGACATGAAGTCTG GATATGCTTTTGTTTATTTTGAGGATGAGCGTGATGCTGAAGATGCCATTCATAGGCTTGATGGTATACCTTTTGGTTATAGTAGACGCAGGCTGTCAGTCGAGTGGTCAAAG GGAGGACGTGGACCAAGGGATCGTGATGGTTCCAGGCCAGCAGCAAACACGAGGCCTACTCGAACTCTTTTTGTTATCAATTTTGACCCAATTCATACAAGGGTCAGGGACATTGAAAGGCATTTCGAATCTTATGGGAAGATTTTAAATGTTCGGATCAGAAGGAACTTTGCATTTGTTCAGTTTGAAACCCAGGAGGAAGCCACAAAAGCCCTTGaatgcaccaaccttag CAAGATATTGGATAGGATGGTAACAGTTGAGTACGCCTTtagggatgatgatgatggtgatcaTGGTGACGTGCGTGATAGCCGAGGTGGTTATGGGAAGCAGGACGATAGGGCATATGGACGCTCTGACAGCCCAGGATACCGAAGGGATCGACCTAGTCCTGATTATGGACGTGCAAGGAGTCCTGTCTATGACCGATACAATGGTCCTTCGCATGATAGGAGTCCGGAGTATGGTCGTTATCGAAG CCGCTCTCCTCCTGGTCGAAGATCGAGGACTTGA
- the LOC135585942 gene encoding serine/arginine-rich splicing factor RS31-like isoform X1, giving the protein MRPVFVGNLESDTRHSDLDRLFSKYGRVDRIDMKSGYAFVYFEDERDAEDAIHRLDGIPFGYSRRRLSVEWSKQGGRGPRDRDGSRPAANTRPTRTLFVINFDPIHTRVRDIERHFESYGKILNVRIRRNFAFVQFETQEEATKALECTNLSKILDRMVTVEYAFRDDDDGDHGDVRDSRGGYGKQDDRAYGRSDSPGYRRDRPSPDYGRARSPVYDRYNGPSHDRSPEYGRYRSRSPPGRRSRT; this is encoded by the exons ATGAGGCCTGTTTTCGTTGGAAATCTGGAGAGCGATACTCGCCATTCCGATCTCGATCGGCTTTTCTCCAAGTATGGAAGGGTAGATCGCATCGACATGAAGTCTG GATATGCTTTTGTTTATTTTGAGGATGAGCGTGATGCTGAAGATGCCATTCATAGGCTTGATGGTATACCTTTTGGTTATAGTAGACGCAGGCTGTCAGTCGAGTGGTCAAAG CAGGGAGGACGTGGACCAAGGGATCGTGATGGTTCCAGGCCAGCAGCAAACACGAGGCCTACTCGAACTCTTTTTGTTATCAATTTTGACCCAATTCATACAAGGGTCAGGGACATTGAAAGGCATTTCGAATCTTATGGGAAGATTTTAAATGTTCGGATCAGAAGGAACTTTGCATTTGTTCAGTTTGAAACCCAGGAGGAAGCCACAAAAGCCCTTGaatgcaccaaccttag CAAGATATTGGATAGGATGGTAACAGTTGAGTACGCCTTtagggatgatgatgatggtgatcaTGGTGACGTGCGTGATAGCCGAGGTGGTTATGGGAAGCAGGACGATAGGGCATATGGACGCTCTGACAGCCCAGGATACCGAAGGGATCGACCTAGTCCTGATTATGGACGTGCAAGGAGTCCTGTCTATGACCGATACAATGGTCCTTCGCATGATAGGAGTCCGGAGTATGGTCGTTATCGAAG CCGCTCTCCTCCTGGTCGAAGATCGAGGACTTGA